Proteins from a single region of Sporosarcina sp. P33:
- a CDS encoding Mur ligase family protein gives MLLSELLKEWPCTVLQGSIRQSVSGITESSKKVKKDYVFVIRKGSVQDGMAFIDEAIANGAKTLAVDRTNADLSLVPDDITVVLVPDCSLFISYGSARFSGNPAEELTVIGVTGTNGKTTVSHFIGQLLNELGCKTAVIGTTGLYINGQLTETIANSMTTMPAEQLHPILRRCADQHVTHVVLEASSLGLSSNRLAHCPMAVGIFLNIGMDHYVEHGGKQRYIEAKKKLVLLADQLVINEEDETCHSIGMELADPPIYFSSQHIHGMPQPPGTYPVLGRHNEMNARAAVGALFALGYTWQAVRPHLTSLRLPTGRLEKYEEAGIEVYVDYAHTPDALQAVLEALSASSKRVITVFGCGGERDREKRPQMGAVAAHYSSCVILTSDNPRTEEPSQIILDILAGMTGFATPVDILVHRQYAIQYAIRQAQPGDIVLIAGKGHEQTQQSGNQTIRFCDMEEVKKAFAAENKRRKKS, from the coding sequence TTGCTTTTATCTGAGTTACTAAAGGAATGGCCATGCACTGTGCTGCAGGGCTCGATACGGCAGTCAGTCAGCGGCATTACGGAATCCTCTAAAAAAGTGAAGAAAGACTATGTATTTGTCATAAGGAAGGGATCTGTGCAAGATGGTATGGCATTTATAGATGAAGCTATAGCTAATGGAGCGAAAACACTTGCAGTAGACCGGACGAATGCAGATCTCTCACTCGTGCCTGATGATATTACCGTGGTGCTTGTACCGGACTGCTCATTATTTATTTCATATGGAAGTGCGAGGTTTTCAGGAAATCCGGCTGAAGAGTTGACGGTGATTGGTGTTACAGGTACGAACGGCAAAACGACAGTCAGTCATTTTATCGGTCAATTACTGAATGAACTAGGCTGCAAGACGGCAGTGATTGGGACGACAGGGCTTTATATCAACGGCCAGCTGACAGAAACTATAGCCAATTCTATGACGACCATGCCGGCCGAACAGCTGCATCCCATTCTGCGCAGATGTGCCGATCAGCATGTGACACATGTTGTGCTGGAAGCATCATCACTCGGTTTATCTTCAAACCGGCTGGCCCATTGTCCGATGGCTGTCGGTATATTTTTGAATATCGGGATGGATCATTACGTTGAACACGGCGGCAAGCAGCGTTATATTGAAGCAAAGAAGAAATTGGTTTTGCTGGCTGACCAGCTGGTGATCAACGAAGAAGATGAAACTTGTCATTCAATTGGCATGGAACTGGCTGATCCGCCAATTTATTTCAGCAGTCAGCACATTCACGGGATGCCGCAGCCACCCGGAACCTATCCGGTCCTCGGCAGGCATAATGAAATGAACGCCCGTGCAGCTGTCGGAGCGTTGTTCGCTCTTGGTTATACTTGGCAGGCCGTACGACCCCATCTGACAAGTCTTCGTTTGCCGACGGGCCGTTTGGAAAAGTATGAAGAAGCGGGTATCGAAGTGTACGTAGACTATGCGCATACACCGGATGCACTGCAAGCCGTGCTTGAGGCGCTGTCTGCGAGTTCCAAACGTGTAATTACGGTATTTGGCTGCGGCGGAGAAAGGGACCGTGAAAAACGCCCGCAAATGGGTGCAGTAGCGGCTCATTACAGTTCCTGTGTCATTCTTACTTCTGATAATCCGAGAACAGAAGAACCATCTCAAATTATCTTGGATATCCTTGCCGGCATGACAGGATTCGCAACGCCAGTAGATATCCTCGTGCATCGGCAGTATGCGATTCAATACGCGATCAGGCAAGCGCAGCCCGGAGATATTGTCCTTATCGCAGGTAAAGGGCATGAACAGACACAGCAGTCGGGAAATCAAACGATCCGCTTTTGTGATATGGAAGAAGTGAAGAAAGCATTCGCTGCGGAAAATAAAAGGCGCAAGAAATCTTAA
- a CDS encoding YugN family protein, with protein sequence MYVENIGLKGLVADLRVMEEIMNKHNLEIDGQWDYERVTFDRKYVVREGTYYLRVFGELVEGDIDGRKATVRLKQPVLGKYYYPFGVEYGEEENFPASLVKDCELTLKAVYDELKQYSL encoded by the coding sequence ATGTATGTTGAAAATATAGGTCTTAAAGGCCTTGTGGCAGATTTGCGGGTTATGGAAGAAATCATGAATAAGCATAATCTTGAAATCGACGGTCAATGGGACTACGAGCGCGTAACTTTCGACAGAAAGTACGTTGTTAGAGAAGGTACATACTACTTGCGCGTGTTCGGTGAGCTGGTAGAAGGCGACATCGACGGCCGTAAAGCTACTGTTCGTCTGAAGCAGCCTGTTCTGGGCAAGTATTACTATCCATTCGGCGTTGAGTATGGCGAAGAAGAAAACTTCCCGGCAAGCCTGGTTAAAGACTGCGAACTAACATTGAAAGCAGTATATGACGAGTTAAAGCAATATAGTTTGTAA
- a CDS encoding CAP-associated domain-containing protein, with protein sequence MWRVGWKILILLLIVMGIFYFITDKVSVNEPLESPVQHGSPIAVPEKGPSVGGEGMPRPSEGMSVFVGQKVEKLEEQFGKPSRVEPSSYQYEWWVYTDKPSFMAGVRKGKVNQLYTADRSADVSPFTIGQNVQEIHRFTPIESEIDVTIKDNIYSFSLNSDDIKNRMLIPYENLFVQLYIDQVDGVLGGVRFITPSTLVKHQPYDMTYLGEMIEAPKPSSTVQTEVDRAMERQTFEVTNQVREKRDLPVLSYDEKLAALSRKHSQEMIFQKYRSHGEEIIEPFSERLKAAGIPPAKAGENTAFNYIDSIETVHGWLNSPKHREVLLNPNFTHTGVGVYNKYYTQSFVARTETDQSEDDD encoded by the coding sequence ATGTGGAGAGTGGGCTGGAAGATTCTCATTTTGCTATTGATCGTCATGGGGATTTTTTATTTTATAACTGATAAGGTGAGTGTAAATGAACCGCTGGAATCACCCGTACAGCATGGTTCGCCTATTGCAGTGCCTGAAAAGGGCCCCTCAGTGGGCGGTGAAGGTATGCCAAGACCATCGGAAGGGATGTCCGTGTTTGTCGGTCAGAAGGTCGAAAAACTGGAAGAGCAATTCGGCAAACCATCCAGAGTGGAGCCATCCAGCTATCAGTACGAATGGTGGGTATACACAGATAAACCAAGTTTTATGGCAGGTGTGCGAAAAGGAAAGGTCAACCAATTGTATACTGCCGACAGATCAGCGGATGTGTCCCCGTTTACCATCGGGCAGAATGTGCAGGAAATTCATCGTTTTACACCAATTGAATCAGAGATTGACGTAACAATCAAAGACAATATTTATTCATTTTCATTAAACAGTGATGATATTAAAAACCGTATGCTAATACCCTACGAGAACTTATTCGTACAATTATATATTGATCAAGTAGACGGGGTGCTTGGAGGCGTCCGCTTCATCACTCCGAGTACGCTGGTCAAACATCAGCCGTATGATATGACCTATCTTGGCGAAATGATAGAAGCGCCAAAGCCTTCTTCAACAGTTCAGACGGAGGTAGACCGTGCTATGGAAAGACAGACATTCGAAGTGACTAATCAGGTGCGTGAAAAACGTGACTTGCCGGTTTTATCATATGACGAAAAACTGGCTGCACTTTCAAGAAAGCATAGCCAGGAAATGATTTTTCAGAAATACCGGTCGCATGGTGAAGAAATTATTGAACCGTTTTCAGAACGGTTAAAAGCGGCCGGCATCCCACCTGCGAAGGCTGGAGAAAATACTGCATTTAATTATATCGATTCCATTGAAACGGTTCATGGCTGGCTAAATTCACCGAAGCACCGGGAGGTCCTGCTGAATCCCAATTTTACGCATACCGGTGTCGGCGTTTACAATAAATACTACACACAGTCATTTGTTGCCCGGACGGAAACCGATCAATCGGAAGATGACGACTAA
- a CDS encoding IS3 family transposase (programmed frameshift), with amino-acid sequence MGKNVYSSEVKWAVVKDKLSGELTTKEIMEKHGVKNKSQIETWMRWYRANEIYRFDQPIGKQYTFGHGPELSSEADKKERQMSHLKMENEILKKVHGDRKEIEKEIVLQIVEKLKKKYTITAILSALGVPRATYYRWRLEETDKSLSVEEEAIIELCKRTKYRNGHRKIKAFLKQEYNIELNRNTVQRLMQKHNLQCRIKPKRKWKSQGESIIIAPDLLKRNFTASEPNQKWVTDITYIQYGSTTKYLSTIMDLYNNEIVAYKLYDHQQTPLVIDTLKAALAARNHPTGVIIHSDQGSVYTSYAYQAYIKDNDLIGSMSRRGNCWDNAVIESFHSSLKSEEFQYVKFNSLRNNIVVERVIAYLNYYNEERIQEKLGYLTPIKYGVKAA; translated from the exons GTGGGCAAAAACGTATATTCAAGCGAAGTAAAATGGGCAGTTGTCAAAGATAAATTGAGTGGGGAATTAACAACTAAAGAAATTATGGAGAAGCACGGAGTCAAAAATAAATCCCAGATTGAAACCTGGATGAGATGGTATCGTGCAAATGAAATATATCGTTTTGATCAACCGATAGGTAAACAATATACCTTCGGTCATGGGCCAGAACTTTCGAGTGAAGCGGACAAGAAAGAACGACAGATGTCTCATTTAAAAATGGAGAATGAGATTCTAA AAAAAGTACATGGAGATCGAAAGGAGATTGAGAAAGAAATAGTTCTTCAGATTGTGGAAAAACTAAAAAAGAAGTATACAATAACAGCCATTTTATCCGCATTAGGAGTACCACGAGCTACCTACTATAGGTGGCGTCTGGAGGAAACGGATAAGTCTCTTTCAGTGGAAGAGGAGGCTATTATAGAATTGTGTAAACGCACTAAATATCGGAATGGACATAGAAAAATCAAAGCATTTCTAAAGCAGGAATACAACATAGAATTGAATCGCAATACGGTTCAACGCCTCATGCAAAAGCATAACTTACAGTGTCGTATCAAGCCTAAACGAAAGTGGAAATCTCAAGGGGAAAGTATCATAATTGCCCCAGATCTTCTTAAACGTAATTTCACAGCTAGTGAACCGAATCAGAAGTGGGTAACCGACATCACCTATATCCAGTATGGTAGTACGACAAAATATCTTTCAACCATTATGGATTTATACAATAATGAAATTGTTGCTTACAAATTATACGACCATCAACAGACACCACTCGTAATTGACACGTTAAAGGCGGCACTAGCTGCGAGAAACCACCCCACAGGAGTGATTATACATTCGGATCAAGGGAGTGTGTATACGTCATACGCGTATCAAGCCTATATCAAGGATAACGACCTGATCGGCAGCATGTCACGTCGAGGAAACTGTTGGGACAATGCGGTGATTGAATCATTTCATTCGAGTCTGAAATCTGAAGAATTTCAATACGTTAAATTTAATTCATTACGCAATAATATTGTAGTTGAACGAGTAATTGCCTATTTAAATTATTATAATGAAGAACGTATCCAAGAAAAATTAGGCTACCTGACACCGATAAAATATGGTGTCAAAGCAGCCTAA
- a CDS encoding glycerophosphodiester phosphodiesterase family protein, protein MGRKTKVALTVGAAGVAAWAASKVVTKQQPRDEKKALQFTETAVLTDAQFPLESDVHPLTAFTKAADLGVHGFTVDVQLTKDEEIILVPARELLPSDEIADYTFAEMQDETITANEGDPVPPPSSIIALRELLEKFPQLLFVVSMNDSPDSYEGSLIPSKLWHLLNEMDATERVVVTSSYDEQIDRFNLYAQNSVALGAGSEEIKKAYLTYTSKFGHLYRPAADVFCLPEKLGVFPLASEGFVHFLQELNIAVFYELDETCDLPKLSKLHVDGFITSQPKDLLTFFNEN, encoded by the coding sequence TTGGGAAGGAAAACAAAGGTTGCACTAACTGTCGGAGCTGCCGGAGTGGCTGCATGGGCAGCATCAAAAGTAGTAACGAAACAACAGCCCCGCGACGAAAAGAAAGCGCTTCAATTTACTGAAACGGCTGTACTGACAGATGCGCAATTTCCCCTGGAGAGCGATGTCCATCCGCTGACTGCTTTTACAAAAGCAGCTGATTTAGGCGTACATGGATTCACTGTGGATGTGCAGCTTACGAAGGACGAAGAAATTATTTTAGTGCCGGCCCGGGAACTCTTGCCTTCCGATGAAATCGCCGACTATACTTTTGCTGAAATGCAAGATGAAACTATTACAGCAAATGAAGGAGATCCCGTACCGCCGCCCAGCTCCATTATCGCTTTGCGTGAACTGTTGGAAAAATTCCCGCAGCTGCTGTTTGTTGTTTCCATGAATGATTCACCAGATTCTTACGAAGGCAGTCTGATCCCTTCCAAGCTGTGGCATTTGCTGAATGAAATGGATGCGACGGAGCGTGTAGTCGTGACCAGTTCGTATGACGAACAAATAGACCGCTTCAATCTGTATGCACAAAATTCCGTCGCTCTAGGAGCAGGCAGTGAGGAAATTAAAAAAGCATACTTGACTTATACAAGTAAATTTGGCCATCTCTATCGCCCAGCCGCAGATGTCTTTTGTCTACCGGAAAAGCTTGGTGTATTTCCGCTGGCGTCTGAAGGATTTGTCCACTTTTTGCAAGAGCTGAATATTGCGGTGTTCTATGAATTGGATGAAACTTGCGATCTTCCGAAATTGTCCAAGCTTCACGTTGACGGCTTTATTACAAGCCAGCCAAAAGATTTGCTGACATTCTTTAACGAAAACTAA
- the ytvI gene encoding sporulation integral membrane protein YtvI, with the protein MKFLTKRNIMITLSIIVLLLIVFFILPVSIPIILAFLTALFIDPLVKWVEKRFNWKRKVSVIVNFIVFVGVSIFFLFYTVTTLIGKIIHFTKEIPNYLNSLSSVWINTQSKLFQYTVGMPDDILTMLENEFNEIVESIRVSIITLLSYDRILALMSDIPNFLVSFIVFMIALFLFMLELPSLKKTFYFHLTEATAQKVHYMAKRLRFVILGFVKAQLLVSLIVLVVSFIGLLMIIPKYAVVMALVIWIIDIIPILGSIIILAPWSIYQYISGDIAMGTKLAILAIILLVIRRTVEPKVMGSQIGLSPLPTLIAMFIGLKLVGFLGFFIGPMIVILFNTAREAGIIKLNFKI; encoded by the coding sequence TTGAAATTTCTCACAAAACGAAACATTATGATTACACTCAGCATCATTGTATTACTGCTTATTGTGTTTTTTATTTTACCGGTTTCCATACCTATTATTTTAGCGTTTTTGACAGCTTTATTCATAGATCCTTTAGTAAAATGGGTGGAAAAACGATTTAATTGGAAACGTAAAGTTTCTGTTATTGTGAATTTCATCGTCTTTGTCGGTGTCAGTATATTCTTTCTATTCTACACTGTCACGACGCTGATTGGTAAAATTATTCATTTCACAAAAGAGATTCCGAACTACTTAAACTCTCTTTCAAGTGTGTGGATTAACACGCAAAGTAAATTATTTCAGTACACCGTCGGCATGCCCGATGATATTCTGACTATGCTGGAAAATGAATTTAATGAAATTGTAGAATCCATTCGCGTGTCAATTATTACACTTTTAAGCTATGACCGTATTTTAGCACTCATGTCCGATATTCCAAACTTTCTTGTCAGTTTTATCGTGTTCATGATTGCACTCTTCTTGTTCATGCTAGAGCTGCCGAGCCTGAAAAAGACATTTTATTTTCATCTGACGGAAGCAACCGCTCAAAAAGTTCATTATATGGCGAAAAGATTACGATTTGTTATCTTAGGTTTTGTCAAAGCACAATTGCTTGTCAGCCTGATTGTACTGGTCGTATCGTTTATCGGACTGCTGATGATTATTCCTAAATACGCTGTCGTCATGGCGCTCGTGATCTGGATTATTGATATTATTCCTATACTTGGTTCCATCATCATTCTGGCGCCCTGGTCCATCTATCAGTATATTTCAGGTGATATCGCGATGGGTACAAAATTAGCGATATTAGCAATTATTCTTCTGGTGATCAGACGGACAGTGGAACCGAAAGTAATGGGTTCGCAGATCGGGCTGTCTCCGCTGCCAACGCTAATCGCTATGTTTATCGGATTGAAACTGGTTGGTTTTCTCGGTTTCTTCATCGGGCCTATGATTGTCATCCTGTTTAATACGGCAAGAGAAGCAGGCATCATCAAATTGAATTTCAAAATTTAA
- a CDS encoding YlbG family protein has product MIDRQGIIVYLHHLKQAKSLRKFGHVHYISKRMKYVVLYCNMEDVETTISKLERLSAVRKVLPSQRPFVSTEYENAKPDKAKEYDYKTGL; this is encoded by the coding sequence ATGATTGATCGGCAAGGAATAATTGTCTATCTCCATCATTTAAAACAAGCAAAATCACTGCGTAAATTCGGGCATGTTCATTATATTTCCAAGAGAATGAAATACGTTGTACTCTACTGTAATATGGAGGACGTGGAAACGACAATCAGCAAATTGGAGCGTCTGTCCGCTGTCAGAAAAGTACTGCCTTCCCAGCGTCCATTTGTCAGTACAGAATATGAAAATGCAAAGCCGGATAAAGCAAAGGAATACGATTATAAAACGGGTTTATGA
- a CDS encoding methylthioribose kinase gives MIQQRFIELGEGYSDIYELLELMSTNSRRIYKSYIFSSAHGSHEQLSLAVSFSPATENSHYMPIYICREGIRHTADKPSKRYDLFVEHAESLNTIPVRVEIKHSSQFAEKELFYQYIIGILRLNHLLPPLN, from the coding sequence ATGATCCAACAACGTTTTATTGAACTGGGAGAAGGATACAGCGACATTTACGAGCTGCTCGAATTAATGTCCACAAATTCCCGCAGAATTTATAAATCTTATATTTTTTCATCAGCACACGGCAGTCATGAACAGTTATCGCTTGCGGTTTCTTTTTCTCCTGCAACAGAAAACAGCCACTATATGCCGATCTATATTTGCAGAGAAGGAATTCGGCACACCGCGGACAAGCCGTCCAAGCGCTATGATTTATTTGTCGAACATGCGGAATCGCTGAATACAATACCTGTTCGGGTGGAAATAAAGCACTCTTCGCAGTTTGCCGAAAAAGAATTATTTTATCAGTATATTATTGGAATCTTGCGGCTGAATCATTTGCTCCCGCCGCTCAATTAA
- a CDS encoding YlbF family regulator has protein sequence MMMTDEWMRVIDVAEELSDMLLRSEVVKAYRDAHNRVYSNADLREKIIKFTKMKEQYEDVQRFGRYHPDYRVIMKEIRLQKRELDLQDEVAELRLAENDVQSLLDEIGIMIGQSVSDAVKVPAGDGTFSNSSCGGGCGSGGSCSCSA, from the coding sequence ATGATGATGACAGACGAGTGGATGAGAGTCATCGATGTGGCGGAAGAACTTTCCGATATGCTGCTGCGTTCTGAAGTGGTGAAAGCCTATCGAGACGCACACAACCGTGTATATTCAAACGCTGATCTGCGTGAAAAGATCATAAAATTTACCAAAATGAAAGAACAATATGAAGATGTACAGCGTTTTGGACGCTATCATCCGGATTATAGAGTAATTATGAAGGAAATACGCCTGCAAAAGCGGGAACTGGACTTGCAGGACGAAGTGGCGGAATTGCGTCTGGCGGAAAATGATGTGCAATCATTGCTGGATGAAATCGGCATCATGATCGGACAATCGGTTTCAGATGCAGTCAAAGTGCCTGCCGGTGACGGAACTTTCTCGAACAGTTCTTGCGGAGGCGGCTGCGGCTCCGGCGGCAGTTGTTCTTGTTCGGCATAA